One Bremerella cremea genomic window carries:
- a CDS encoding polysaccharide biosynthesis/export family protein: protein MDRYLDHPNHNAPVYPDQPKELQMVTMPDYVIEPPDLLSIQAVNLIPQAPYTLHPLDTIVVETSGLPEEQPVIGEYTVGIDGTVTLGFGYDEQTLGGEYRPLRIAGLTVPEAQKVIHERLAVHVQNPVVWVRLAGISAHQEISGEHLVAPDGTVTLGSYGRVRVVGMTVDQAKHEIQSFLSERFANPEVAVDVYGYNSKIYYVVLQGAGLGDRVVPMPITGKDTALDALSQIESLSSANSTRMWIARPGANSQCGDQILPIDWQGITQRGDITTNYQLMPGDRVFVAENKLVAFDTALAKLISPIERVLGVTLLGTQTARTIHLYNRTNTNLNNF, encoded by the coding sequence ATGGATCGTTATCTTGACCATCCCAATCACAATGCTCCGGTTTACCCTGATCAACCGAAGGAATTGCAGATGGTTACGATGCCTGACTACGTCATCGAACCGCCTGACTTGTTGAGCATTCAGGCCGTCAACCTGATCCCTCAAGCTCCTTATACGCTTCATCCGCTCGACACGATTGTTGTCGAAACAAGTGGTCTCCCGGAAGAGCAACCGGTGATCGGTGAATACACCGTCGGCATCGACGGAACCGTGACGCTCGGCTTTGGCTACGACGAGCAGACACTTGGTGGCGAATACCGTCCCCTACGTATCGCTGGCCTAACAGTTCCCGAAGCACAAAAGGTGATTCATGAACGTCTGGCAGTTCACGTCCAAAACCCAGTTGTCTGGGTCCGCCTAGCAGGAATTTCAGCTCACCAAGAGATCTCCGGGGAACATTTAGTTGCTCCCGATGGAACCGTGACGCTGGGTAGCTATGGACGCGTTCGCGTGGTTGGCATGACCGTCGATCAAGCGAAACATGAGATCCAGTCATTCCTTTCCGAACGCTTCGCTAACCCAGAGGTTGCTGTCGACGTCTACGGCTACAACAGCAAAATCTACTATGTCGTGCTACAAGGAGCAGGCCTCGGCGACCGCGTCGTTCCTATGCCAATTACCGGTAAAGACACCGCTCTCGATGCACTTAGCCAGATCGAAAGCCTCTCGAGTGCCAATTCAACCAGAATGTGGATTGCACGTCCTGGTGCCAACTCGCAATGTGGCGATCAAATCCTTCCGATCGACTGGCAAGGGATTACCCAACGGGGCGACATTACAACCAACTATCAGTTGATGCCTGGCGACCGCGTGTTCGTGGCTGAAAACAAGCTGGTTGCCTTCGACACAGCTTTGGCCAAGTTGATCTCGCCGATCGAACGAGTCCTCGGTGTGACACTGCTTGGTACCCAGACGGCTCGTACGATCCATCTGTATAACCGAACCAATACCAACTTAAACAACTTCTAA
- a CDS encoding PEP-CTERM sorting domain-containing protein produces MIALAVCAPIFAGELYSTSSSGQKVNVLDPTSGELSEFASFEDSLSRGIAFEPNGKLYVTTFFDDHSILEELDRNSGSRTTIGRFAGETFVQAIDFDYQGNLFALSTAGQLFRMDRDVGSPFRKKPGTDILDMTLVGDTGILDSTDLAIDLPGRVFTVTGRDLYQIDPFTAQQLSMKQIVIVSPEELPKPEDEDLKTLEVSFQVDEGPTFAGLMFDQDGTLYATSNTCPTSIYEVDPETGNAIFVSQTDMCDPCSGDFPPIEYVGTGIGDFWGSSSTGGSYTLGGPLGVAGGVFGGGIGGGYGGGGGGGGGTNNNPPGGPTDPGGPTDPGVTPVPEPGSLSILGLGLAGLGIARLVRRRTRAELSQG; encoded by the coding sequence ATGATTGCCCTAGCAGTGTGCGCACCTATTTTCGCGGGTGAGCTTTACTCCACCTCGAGTTCAGGACAAAAGGTTAATGTCTTGGACCCAACTAGTGGCGAACTCTCGGAATTTGCGTCGTTCGAAGACTCCTTATCCCGCGGGATCGCTTTTGAACCTAACGGTAAGCTGTATGTGACCACATTCTTCGATGATCACTCGATTTTAGAAGAGCTTGACCGAAATTCTGGTTCTAGAACAACTATCGGTCGGTTTGCGGGTGAAACTTTCGTCCAAGCCATTGATTTTGATTATCAAGGCAATCTTTTTGCCCTTTCAACTGCCGGGCAGCTGTTTCGGATGGATCGCGATGTTGGATCTCCGTTTAGAAAAAAGCCTGGTACCGATATTTTGGATATGACGCTTGTTGGGGACACCGGCATTCTAGACTCGACAGATTTAGCGATCGATTTACCAGGACGCGTGTTTACGGTTACCGGTAGAGATCTTTATCAGATCGATCCGTTTACTGCTCAGCAGTTGTCAATGAAGCAAATTGTCATTGTTTCTCCGGAAGAATTACCCAAGCCGGAAGATGAAGACCTCAAAACGCTGGAAGTCAGCTTTCAGGTTGATGAGGGACCGACTTTCGCAGGGTTAATGTTTGATCAAGACGGGACGCTGTACGCTACCTCGAATACCTGTCCCACATCCATTTATGAAGTTGATCCTGAAACGGGAAATGCCATTTTTGTTTCCCAGACTGATATGTGTGACCCGTGCAGTGGGGACTTTCCTCCAATTGAATATGTTGGCACGGGGATTGGTGATTTCTGGGGAAGCAGTTCAACGGGGGGAAGTTATACCCTTGGCGGCCCTCTTGGTGTTGCAGGAGGGGTATTCGGTGGCGGAATAGGCGGTGGTTACGGCGGTGGAGGTGGTGGCGGAGGCGGCACCAACAATAACCCACCCGGCGGGCCTACTGATCCTGGTGGGCCAACGGACCCTGGGGTGACTCCAGTACCAGAACCAGGAAGTCTTTCTATTTTAGGGCTTGGTTTGGCAGGCTTAGGGATCGCGCGATTAGTTCGTCGCCGGACTCGTGCGGAGTTAAGCCAAGGTTAG
- a CDS encoding PEP-CTERM sorting domain-containing protein (PEP-CTERM proteins occur, often in large numbers, in the proteomes of bacteria that also encode an exosortase, a predicted intramembrane cysteine proteinase. The presence of a PEP-CTERM domain at a protein's C-terminus predicts cleavage within the sorting domain, followed by covalent anchoring to some some component of the (usually Gram-negative) cell surface. Many PEP-CTERM proteins exhibit an unusual sequence composition that includes large numbers of potential glycosylation sites. Expression of one such protein has been shown restore the ability of a bacterium to form floc, a type of biofilm.), which produces MVLSCFQWGGMRAFALMLVPALLLSSVSVSNAAMVVATDDFSAAGSGTGWAAGSSWNFGSNTAAETATYANQAMVVNKTSTSYATRDLDSSLNGDFFFAFTMDTSSLSANPNDFVTFWFDSAGGAYPGDSYMYAPTIGLKVDGGNGSMTDDFMVRFGVDGSTTEYSDAFTLADGNLFGIIGKLSKSGANGSSFDTLELWVTDALGGFPDFNSLGAAQAVSTGNSFLLSSVQTVGVRSSGLTGGESVLLDNITIATVPEPMTMALWGIGGVAGLAYSARRRRKAAGETAA; this is translated from the coding sequence ATGGTTTTAAGCTGTTTTCAATGGGGAGGCATGAGAGCATTTGCGTTAATGCTCGTCCCCGCACTGTTGCTGTCCTCTGTCAGCGTAAGCAATGCTGCGATGGTGGTTGCAACGGATGACTTCTCGGCTGCTGGTTCTGGAACTGGTTGGGCTGCGGGTAGTTCGTGGAATTTTGGCAGCAATACCGCTGCTGAGACTGCCACCTACGCCAATCAAGCCATGGTCGTCAACAAGACTTCCACTAGCTACGCAACGCGTGATCTGGATTCGTCGCTCAATGGCGATTTCTTCTTCGCCTTCACCATGGACACAAGCAGCTTGAGTGCGAACCCGAACGACTTCGTGACGTTCTGGTTCGATTCCGCTGGTGGTGCTTATCCTGGTGATTCCTACATGTATGCACCCACGATCGGCTTGAAGGTCGATGGTGGCAATGGATCCATGACAGACGACTTCATGGTTCGTTTTGGCGTGGATGGTAGCACGACGGAATACTCCGACGCGTTCACCTTGGCTGACGGCAACCTTTTCGGAATCATTGGTAAGCTTAGCAAGAGTGGTGCCAACGGTAGCTCTTTTGACACTCTCGAGCTTTGGGTGACCGACGCTCTGGGTGGCTTCCCAGATTTCAACTCGCTTGGCGCAGCTCAGGCAGTTTCAACTGGTAACAGCTTCCTTTTGTCCTCAGTTCAGACGGTTGGCGTTCGCTCTTCCGGTTTGACTGGGGGTGAATCGGTGTTGTTGGACAACATCACCATCGCCACCGTTCCTGAGCCAATGACCATGGCTCTATGGGGAATCGGTGGGGTTGCTGGTTTGGCCTATTCGGCGCGTCGTCGTCGTAAGGCTGCTGGCGAAACTGCTGCCTAA
- a CDS encoding exosortase/archaeosortase family protein gives MSSNQQAASSGVSPQFLIASAVVLALVASFWSVDIKLLSIWSTQSDMSHGFFVPVISLWLLWFRADKAPKYDQLGGWGAFAIGLAIIALGIAMRCSGILFRTTIIEAWSIILVALGMVVAVGGIKGLRWAWPSVLFLAFMLPLPASIGGVFGANLQAVATVVSNYTLQLIGVPAVAEGNVIWLSTRPLGVAEACNGLRMLTAFFAISVACCFILDRPLWQKLVLVASAPVVGIVANVFRITLIGVIYEQGPSEATSVFVHDLAGWLMMPLAIVILMIELWVLSGIVLPDESEFSYPDEVSV, from the coding sequence ATGTCAAGCAATCAGCAGGCTGCTTCGAGTGGAGTTTCCCCTCAGTTTTTGATTGCGAGTGCGGTGGTGCTCGCGCTTGTTGCTTCGTTCTGGTCGGTCGACATTAAGCTGCTCTCTATCTGGTCGACGCAGTCGGATATGTCGCATGGTTTTTTTGTTCCCGTGATCTCCCTTTGGCTTCTCTGGTTTCGGGCTGACAAGGCGCCGAAATATGATCAGCTAGGGGGATGGGGAGCGTTTGCGATTGGCCTTGCGATTATTGCCCTGGGCATTGCAATGCGATGCTCTGGAATACTATTTCGCACGACAATTATCGAAGCATGGTCGATTATCTTGGTCGCACTAGGAATGGTGGTGGCTGTTGGGGGGATTAAAGGGCTCCGGTGGGCATGGCCTTCGGTGCTTTTTTTGGCCTTCATGCTTCCTCTGCCGGCGTCGATTGGCGGTGTTTTTGGAGCCAATCTCCAAGCGGTTGCGACCGTTGTAAGCAATTACACGCTTCAGCTCATTGGCGTGCCGGCTGTTGCGGAAGGTAATGTAATTTGGCTTTCGACTCGGCCACTCGGTGTTGCGGAGGCATGCAATGGCTTACGCATGCTAACTGCTTTCTTCGCAATATCGGTTGCATGCTGTTTCATTCTTGATCGTCCCTTATGGCAAAAACTAGTTTTAGTAGCCAGTGCCCCGGTTGTTGGCATTGTTGCCAATGTGTTTCGGATTACGCTTATTGGGGTGATCTACGAGCAGGGACCAAGCGAGGCGACATCGGTATTTGTCCATGATCTTGCAGGTTGGCTGATGATGCCACTTGCGATCGTTATTTTGATGATAGAACTATGGGTCTTATCTGGCATTGTTTTGCCTGATGAGTCTGAGTTTTCTTATCCCGATGAAGTTTCGGTGTAA
- a CDS encoding polysaccharide biosynthesis tyrosine autokinase, giving the protein MSNGNLVIPSDNNRQAASVNVPGRVVDVRSSDEDSNRMGQVVHSLRRQWLASVVLGVLLAVPIGVGVWLLQAPKYSSSAYLRISANDQPLAFKTVEQAARNDFRTFKNTQVQLMITPFVLSKALGKDGIINLPVIAENENPLEWLQKELQVRFPGDAEILQVSMSSADPTTAMKIVNAVVGAYQEEVIESERMARVRRLDNLERVYNETEAKARSKRSDLRTLAETLGTSDSDTLSLAQQGSVQHYGLVRNELAQVRFDLMRAQGELDFLTSSNSSSQAADKAQAEPSKEVEKTVSGENAALPVGSDQALVADAATVEGEQSEEIEPQLSEVEMNEAISSDPISVKLQAELDRFEEPQYTLTPAAYQRYRETNSAAIKSLESRLKERREHLELLVKERIAQDLAAQAKGEIARKGSSILAVPEVDNTLPDLRVRVGVLKQQEETLAAEVAVLEKEVRTYGRSSVEVEMMRSEIEGLDSIVQQLSAEIERTKIELRGTPRITLLSKAEPGTVTDKKRPIMITAAAALAGLVLPGGLLVLRDFQKKRLSDLPTTRDELGLEILGTIPRLPRGITRKPKALAVNLGPFEDRVRDSSDSVAATILRRAATQKCQVLLISSAMPQEGKSSLTCHLAISLANAGRRVVIVDFDLRRPSMHRILGLPIGPGVSDLLAGQAELADVVKATDIPNVSFLPAGVEEQSISRGATSGVLDAILGDLRKRYDFVIVDAGPVLGSPSTRLLAQPQYVDGVILSVFKDVSQVTQVEDAKRVLTSFGAPILGTVLSGYSTGMYYSYTARTKSTVEVAK; this is encoded by the coding sequence ATGTCAAACGGAAACTTGGTGATTCCATCTGATAACAATCGACAGGCAGCGAGTGTCAATGTCCCCGGCCGAGTTGTTGATGTGCGGTCCTCCGATGAGGACAGCAATCGTATGGGACAGGTCGTTCATTCATTGCGGCGTCAATGGCTCGCATCAGTAGTCCTGGGAGTTTTGCTTGCGGTGCCTATTGGTGTTGGGGTTTGGCTATTGCAAGCCCCGAAGTATTCCTCTTCAGCTTATCTCCGTATTTCAGCAAATGACCAACCTTTGGCATTCAAAACGGTAGAGCAAGCCGCGAGGAATGATTTTCGGACCTTTAAGAATACGCAAGTCCAGTTGATGATTACGCCTTTTGTCTTGAGTAAGGCACTTGGCAAAGATGGCATCATAAACCTTCCTGTAATTGCCGAGAATGAAAACCCTTTGGAATGGCTGCAAAAGGAGTTGCAGGTTCGCTTTCCGGGGGATGCGGAAATTCTGCAAGTTTCTATGTCTAGCGCAGATCCCACTACCGCAATGAAGATTGTTAATGCGGTGGTTGGTGCCTACCAAGAGGAGGTCATTGAGTCAGAGCGGATGGCTCGTGTCAGACGTTTGGACAACCTCGAGCGAGTCTATAACGAAACCGAGGCAAAAGCACGCAGTAAACGTTCCGATCTGCGTACGCTTGCAGAAACGCTGGGAACGAGTGATAGCGACACGCTGAGTTTGGCACAGCAGGGCTCGGTTCAGCATTATGGGCTGGTACGTAATGAGCTTGCTCAAGTGCGTTTTGATTTGATGAGAGCTCAGGGCGAGCTTGATTTTCTTACTTCAAGCAACAGCTCAAGCCAAGCTGCGGACAAGGCTCAAGCGGAGCCTTCAAAAGAAGTAGAAAAGACTGTTTCTGGAGAGAATGCCGCATTGCCTGTTGGTTCTGATCAGGCATTGGTTGCCGATGCAGCTACGGTAGAAGGAGAGCAGTCGGAAGAGATAGAGCCTCAGCTTTCCGAGGTTGAAATGAACGAGGCAATTTCTAGTGATCCGATCTCGGTGAAGTTGCAGGCTGAATTAGATCGCTTTGAGGAGCCGCAATATACCCTGACGCCTGCTGCTTACCAGCGTTATCGTGAAACGAACTCGGCTGCAATTAAATCGTTAGAGAGTCGCCTGAAAGAACGTCGCGAGCATCTTGAGCTGCTTGTTAAGGAACGTATTGCTCAGGATTTGGCTGCCCAGGCTAAAGGTGAAATTGCTCGCAAAGGCTCTAGTATTTTAGCAGTTCCTGAGGTGGATAACACCCTGCCGGATTTGAGGGTTCGTGTGGGCGTTCTAAAGCAACAAGAGGAGACTCTTGCTGCAGAAGTTGCTGTGCTTGAAAAAGAGGTGCGAACTTATGGGCGGTCGTCGGTTGAAGTTGAGATGATGCGTTCCGAGATCGAGGGCTTGGATAGCATCGTTCAGCAATTGAGCGCAGAGATTGAACGCACCAAGATCGAATTACGGGGAACTCCGCGTATCACGCTTTTAAGCAAGGCAGAACCAGGCACGGTCACCGATAAAAAACGCCCAATCATGATTACGGCGGCTGCTGCGTTGGCTGGGTTGGTGCTTCCTGGTGGGTTGCTTGTTTTGCGTGACTTCCAGAAGAAACGGCTCAGCGATTTGCCAACGACTCGTGACGAGCTTGGTTTGGAAATTCTGGGAACCATTCCCCGGTTGCCTCGCGGAATTACCCGAAAGCCTAAGGCTTTGGCGGTCAACCTGGGGCCATTTGAGGATCGGGTTCGCGATTCTTCAGATTCGGTAGCCGCGACAATTCTTCGTCGGGCTGCAACTCAGAAGTGTCAGGTGCTCTTGATTTCGAGTGCGATGCCGCAGGAAGGCAAATCAAGTTTAACTTGTCATTTAGCAATTAGTCTGGCTAATGCTGGTCGGCGTGTTGTTATTGTCGATTTTGATTTGCGTCGTCCCAGTATGCACCGTATTCTTGGCTTGCCAATCGGGCCGGGGGTAAGCGATCTGCTTGCCGGTCAGGCTGAACTCGCCGACGTTGTAAAAGCAACGGACATTCCGAACGTTAGCTTTTTACCCGCAGGGGTTGAAGAGCAGTCTATCTCTCGTGGAGCTACTTCTGGGGTGCTTGACGCAATCTTGGGTGATCTTCGAAAGCGATATGACTTTGTCATTGTGGACGCAGGCCCAGTTTTAGGATCGCCAAGTACACGTTTATTGGCTCAGCCACAGTACGTCGACGGCGTAATTCTTTCCGTATTCAAAGATGTGAGTCAGGTCACTCAGGTCGAGGATGCGAAAAGGGTGTTGACTAGCTTTGGAGCGCCTATCTTAGGGACCGTTCTGTCAGGCTACTCAACGGGGATGTATTACTCCTATACGGCTCGCACGAAGAGCACAGTTGAAGTCGCGAAATAA
- a CDS encoding exosortase C-terminal domain/associated protein EpsI: MLRTVLVCGFVLLCSAGVALVEMKFDVSIRQPAVAIDSLPETLSGWSSEDVPMDPEVTRFAGAEATVSRVYRRNGEIPVSVYAAVWADEETVSSIAPHPPGVCYPNAGWTLEREKVVVVDDSVPIQLLEFSRAGEHVITAHWYQLGELRYVDRDKGRLGLASLWGESSWPPLVKILLQTQASSIEEAESRLTAIATDVNQFTKTVQ; encoded by the coding sequence TTGCTTCGAACCGTATTGGTTTGTGGGTTTGTTTTGCTTTGCTCTGCCGGGGTTGCCTTGGTGGAGATGAAGTTTGATGTATCTATCCGTCAGCCTGCAGTTGCCATCGATAGCCTTCCCGAAACACTCTCAGGGTGGAGTAGCGAGGATGTGCCTATGGATCCTGAGGTTACGCGATTCGCTGGTGCTGAAGCTACCGTCAGCCGGGTCTATCGCCGTAATGGTGAGATTCCTGTTTCCGTGTATGCAGCGGTGTGGGCGGATGAAGAAACCGTTTCCAGTATTGCTCCGCATCCGCCAGGCGTTTGTTATCCAAACGCTGGCTGGACATTGGAACGCGAAAAAGTTGTTGTCGTTGACGACTCAGTGCCCATTCAATTGTTAGAGTTTTCGCGAGCTGGAGAGCATGTTATTACGGCACACTGGTATCAGCTCGGAGAGCTGCGGTATGTAGATCGTGACAAAGGACGCTTAGGGCTGGCATCGCTTTGGGGGGAATCGAGTTGGCCTCCCTTAGTCAAAATCTTGCTTCAAACACAAGCTTCAAGCATTGAGGAGGCCGAAAGTCGTTTGACTGCTATTGCCACGGACGTCAATCAATTTACGAAGACAGTACAGTAG